A stretch of Desulfuromonas thiophila DNA encodes these proteins:
- a CDS encoding PilW family protein: MDRNHGFTLLELLIAIFIFGILGTAITNMYIKNTRIHTAQTQVVNTQMNLRAIADYLAMEIRMAGFHNQMPPAEALASGTPVPGMTTATESQFRFTMHDEAAGNLRDLDIRLRPADDANNDGIADTGNANLCIQFSGAGGYQTIAEDIQAIAFAYGYDANGNGAVDVYTTTTGTTEIIWAIPDPAGSGNWMRLDANGDGLINTDDDTDSDGTINLVNTGTAVDVDDIRAVRLTLLGTSDYPDQEFTNATAYCVGRHIIAPNDNIRRRILTAIIQCRNMGG; this comes from the coding sequence ATGGACAGAAATCATGGTTTCACCTTATTGGAGTTGCTGATCGCCATATTCATTTTCGGGATTCTCGGGACAGCGATCACCAACATGTACATCAAGAACACCCGCATCCATACTGCCCAGACCCAGGTCGTCAACACCCAGATGAATCTGCGGGCCATCGCCGATTACCTGGCCATGGAAATCCGCATGGCCGGCTTTCACAATCAGATGCCTCCGGCCGAAGCCCTTGCCAGCGGCACACCTGTTCCTGGAATGACCACTGCGACCGAATCGCAGTTTCGCTTCACCATGCACGACGAGGCAGCTGGGAATTTACGCGACCTGGACATCCGCCTGCGCCCAGCCGACGACGCCAACAATGACGGCATCGCTGACACCGGCAACGCGAATCTTTGCATCCAGTTTAGTGGCGCGGGGGGGTACCAGACCATTGCCGAAGATATCCAGGCAATCGCGTTCGCCTATGGCTACGATGCCAATGGCAACGGCGCTGTCGATGTCTACACGACCACAACAGGCACAACGGAAATTATCTGGGCCATTCCCGATCCGGCCGGCAGTGGCAACTGGATGCGTCTTGACGCTAATGGTGATGGACTCATCAACACCGACGATGATACCGACAGCGACGGCACAATCAACCTGGTCAACACGGGAACTGCCGTCGATGTCGATGACATTCGCGCCGTACGCCTGACGCTGCTGGGCACCTCGGACTACCCGGATCAGGAGTTCACCAACGCAACCGCTTACTGTGTCGGTCGCCATATCATCGCACCCAACGACAACATCCGGCGCCGCATTCTGACCGCCATCATTCAATGCCGTAACATGGGGGGGTAA
- a CDS encoding sensor histidine kinase yields the protein MKARRVSGLRSEIVLGASLLAGAALLFSALLLLRLHEQDRLSAELQRRLEQAQCCAQALAAVPAQHQPAVLTSLQRQLHNSRLRLGDGNGASVSDRLLRQALLQQQPVIDLRFPPLWSLAAATSAGTTLQLAVPLTSQAAPRQALWLQFDLQPLRQATLAQLSLALKLCLAYGLVLVLAAVLILQRAVIRPVEQLRQRTHTLAGGDFTSRAPVDGPREIRQLGESFNQMAAALQQAISRQQQQLDQLQQQNTELRATRQQLDQSARLSSVGRLASGMAHEIGNPLSAILGYLDLLRRKATDPAQQDLLQRSEQEARRIDRLIRDLLDYASQARAQATDGQSPQQHRHSGASCDPLAVIQASLHLLQQQGALKQRQLELTLPANLPAVAMAGHKLQQVLINLLLNARDATSCEGQIQLGACSHPQSVEIWLRDNGCGMDEAQRQAAFDPFYSGKAEGQGRGLGLFVCHQLLHECGGDILLSSVAGQGSCFTLRLPQAPPAGGDA from the coding sequence ATGAAGGCCCGGCGGGTCAGCGGCCTGCGCAGCGAAATCGTGCTGGGCGCCAGTCTGCTGGCTGGCGCCGCCCTGCTGTTCAGCGCCCTGCTGCTGCTGCGGCTACACGAACAGGACCGCCTGAGCGCCGAGCTGCAGCGGCGGCTGGAACAGGCCCAATGCTGCGCCCAGGCGCTTGCCGCCGTGCCGGCACAGCACCAGCCGGCGGTTCTCACCAGCCTGCAGCGCCAGCTGCACAATTCCCGGCTGCGCCTGGGTGATGGCAATGGCGCGTCCGTCAGCGACCGGCTGCTGCGGCAGGCGCTGCTGCAACAGCAGCCGGTCATCGACCTGCGTTTTCCGCCCCTCTGGTCGCTGGCGGCGGCAACATCCGCTGGCACCACGCTGCAACTGGCCGTACCGCTCACCAGCCAGGCGGCGCCACGCCAGGCCCTGTGGCTGCAGTTCGACCTGCAGCCGCTGCGCCAGGCCACCCTGGCCCAACTGTCCCTGGCCCTGAAGCTCTGTCTGGCCTATGGCCTGGTGCTGGTACTGGCCGCCGTGCTGATCCTGCAACGCGCCGTCATCCGGCCGGTGGAGCAGTTGCGCCAGCGTACCCACACCCTGGCCGGCGGCGATTTCACCAGCCGCGCTCCCGTCGACGGCCCGCGCGAAATCCGCCAGCTGGGCGAAAGCTTCAACCAGATGGCCGCAGCGCTGCAACAGGCCATCAGCCGCCAGCAGCAGCAGCTCGACCAGTTGCAGCAGCAGAACACCGAACTGCGCGCCACCCGCCAGCAGCTCGACCAATCCGCCCGCCTGTCCAGTGTCGGCCGGCTGGCCTCGGGCATGGCGCACGAAATCGGCAACCCCTTAAGCGCCATTCTCGGCTATCTCGATCTGCTGCGGCGCAAGGCGACCGATCCGGCCCAGCAAGATCTGCTGCAACGCAGCGAACAGGAAGCCCGCCGCATCGACCGGCTCATCCGCGATCTGCTCGACTACGCCAGTCAGGCCCGCGCCCAGGCGACCGACGGCCAGAGCCCGCAACAGCACAGGCACAGCGGCGCCAGCTGCGATCCGCTGGCCGTGATTCAGGCCAGCCTGCACCTGCTACAGCAGCAGGGCGCCCTCAAGCAACGCCAGCTTGAACTGACCCTGCCAGCCAACCTGCCCGCCGTGGCCATGGCCGGCCACAAACTGCAGCAGGTGCTGATCAATCTGCTGCTCAATGCCCGCGATGCCACCAGCTGTGAAGGCCAGATCCAGCTGGGCGCCTGCAGCCATCCCCAATCGGTGGAAATCTGGCTGCGCGACAATGGCTGCGGCATGGACGAAGCGCAACGGCAGGCCGCCTTCGATCCCTTCTACAGCGGCAAGGCCGAGGGTCAGGGCCGCGGTCTGGGTCTGTTCGTCTGCCATCAGCTGTTGCACGAATGCGGTGGCGATATCCTGCTGTCCTCCGTTGCGGGACAAGGCAGCTGTTTCACCCTGCGGCTGCCCCAGGCGCCCCCGGCCGGAGGTGATGCATGA
- a CDS encoding 4'-phosphopantetheinyl transferase family protein — protein sequence MAIPQVQIFTARFDDAWPAEMLERALALLGPADQAQIRRFRRWQDRQLRLVGRLLLRQALPAYGLAAEALWRLQREAGGRPFITGAPAFSIAHAGSRAVCAVGDGVTPGIDLEPLRPLAPADLALALAEVERRRLAAQANPAVELLRLWTQKESALKACGRGLSLDLRLVCPQAGRVAVAGVWYELQTVVVDPAYCCCLATAGPATVRLTEVPLAILLPPALL from the coding sequence ATGGCCATTCCTCAGGTTCAGATTTTTACGGCGCGGTTCGATGACGCCTGGCCCGCTGAGATGCTGGAACGGGCGTTGGCGTTGCTGGGGCCGGCGGATCAGGCGCAGATCCGTCGCTTTCGCCGCTGGCAGGATCGGCAGCTGCGGCTGGTGGGGCGTTTGCTGCTGCGGCAGGCCCTGCCCGCCTATGGTCTGGCGGCCGAGGCGCTGTGGCGGTTGCAGCGGGAGGCCGGGGGCCGGCCGTTTATCACGGGCGCACCGGCGTTCAGTATCGCCCATGCCGGGAGCCGGGCGGTCTGCGCTGTTGGTGACGGGGTGACGCCGGGCATCGATCTCGAACCGCTGCGGCCGCTGGCGCCGGCCGATCTGGCTCTGGCTCTGGCGGAGGTCGAGCGTCGGCGGCTGGCGGCGCAGGCGAACCCGGCGGTTGAACTGCTGCGGTTGTGGACGCAGAAGGAAAGCGCGCTCAAGGCCTGTGGCCGGGGCCTGAGCCTTGATCTGCGCCTGGTTTGTCCGCAGGCGGGACGGGTGGCGGTGGCAGGGGTGTGGTACGAGTTGCAGACCGTTGTGGTTGATCCGGCCTATTGCTGCTGCCTGGCAACGGCCGGGCCGGCGACGGTCCGGCTGACGGAGGTGCCCCTGGCGATTCTGCTGCCGCCGGCGCTGTTGTGA
- a CDS encoding pilus assembly FimT family protein: MKQRNRQAGFTLMELIIVIVIIAIGAALTTPMLASYNRSANLRADAQKLLSLLQEAKMLAIKQQQNVRIFFDTTATPQKVDLFSGQGPNGTWDNGGDDILATSYNLAQGNSFGHGNATAAIGASFDADNVTFAGNSVTFNTRGLTGNSGYAYVQNTDGTTYAIGALTTGFLMLRRWTGSTWE, translated from the coding sequence ATGAAACAACGCAACCGACAGGCCGGCTTCACGCTGATGGAGCTGATTATCGTCATTGTCATCATCGCTATCGGTGCAGCACTGACGACACCCATGCTCGCAAGCTACAACCGCAGCGCCAACCTGCGTGCTGATGCCCAGAAACTTTTGAGCCTTCTGCAGGAAGCCAAGATGCTCGCCATCAAGCAACAACAGAATGTCCGAATTTTTTTTGACACCACAGCAACACCCCAGAAGGTCGATCTGTTCTCCGGGCAAGGGCCCAATGGTACATGGGACAATGGCGGTGACGACATTCTGGCCACCAGCTACAACCTTGCCCAGGGAAACAGCTTCGGCCACGGAAATGCGACCGCCGCAATAGGGGCCTCCTTTGATGCCGATAATGTGACCTTTGCCGGCAACTCTGTCACGTTTAACACCAGAGGACTTACCGGAAATTCCGGCTATGCCTACGTTCAGAATACAGACGGAACAACCTATGCCATTGGCGCCCTGACAACTGGATTTCTCATGCTACGTCGCTGGACCGGCAGCACCTGGGAGTAA
- a CDS encoding FAD-binding oxidoreductase has product MLAPRIIRQLEEIVGKEQVTCDPTDMLCYSYDATQQSFLPDAVVFPADTAQISAIVRLANREQVPLFPRGAGSGFSGGALPTRGGIVLVTTRLDRIVEIDQDNLVARVQPGVVTEQFQQAVEKVGLFYPPDPASLKFSTLGGNAAECAGGPRCVKYGVTKDYILGLEVVTPQGDIIRTGGATMKGVVGYDLTKLMVGSEGTLGIITELIIKLLPLPEAKKTLLILFDSIDGAAQAVSAIIRGKIIPTTLEFMDAATIACVRQATQLDLPEEAQAVLIVEVDGDAALLERQAQRVLDIVAPLGVVGTRVANTPAESEELWKVRRSVSASLRNVNPDKFNEDICVPRSRVPEMIRKVDVIARKYGIPIVNFGHAGDGNIHVNIMVDGRQEGQLDLAKQAIEEVFAGALELGGTMSGEHGVGNTKAPYIPMELDPAAVAYMQTIKRALDPNNILNPGKIFLEAPVQAS; this is encoded by the coding sequence ATGCTCGCACCCCGTATCATCCGCCAGCTGGAAGAGATTGTCGGCAAGGAGCAGGTGACCTGCGACCCGACCGACATGCTGTGCTATTCCTACGACGCCACCCAGCAGAGCTTTCTGCCCGATGCGGTGGTGTTTCCCGCCGATACGGCGCAAATCAGCGCCATTGTGCGCCTGGCCAACCGCGAACAGGTGCCGCTGTTTCCGCGCGGCGCCGGCAGCGGTTTTTCCGGTGGTGCCCTGCCAACGCGCGGCGGCATCGTGCTGGTGACCACCCGGCTTGATCGCATTGTCGAAATCGACCAGGACAATCTGGTGGCGCGGGTGCAGCCGGGCGTGGTGACCGAGCAGTTCCAGCAGGCGGTGGAAAAGGTCGGCCTGTTTTATCCGCCCGATCCGGCCTCTCTCAAGTTCAGTACCTTGGGGGGCAATGCCGCCGAATGTGCTGGCGGGCCGCGCTGTGTCAAGTACGGCGTGACCAAGGATTACATCCTCGGCCTGGAGGTGGTCACGCCCCAGGGCGACATCATCCGCACCGGCGGCGCCACCATGAAGGGTGTGGTCGGCTACGATCTGACCAAGCTGATGGTCGGCAGCGAGGGCACCCTGGGCATCATCACCGAGTTGATCATCAAGCTGTTGCCGCTGCCGGAGGCCAAGAAAACCCTGCTGATCCTGTTCGATTCCATTGATGGCGCGGCCCAGGCGGTGTCGGCCATCATCCGGGGCAAGATCATTCCGACCACGCTGGAGTTCATGGACGCTGCCACCATTGCCTGTGTCCGTCAGGCCACCCAGCTGGATCTGCCGGAAGAGGCCCAGGCGGTGCTGATCGTCGAGGTCGATGGCGACGCCGCCCTGCTCGAACGGCAGGCCCAGCGCGTGCTCGATATTGTCGCGCCGCTGGGCGTGGTGGGAACCCGCGTCGCCAACACTCCGGCTGAAAGCGAGGAACTGTGGAAGGTGCGCCGCAGCGTCTCCGCCAGTCTGCGCAACGTCAATCCCGACAAGTTCAACGAGGATATCTGCGTGCCGCGCAGCCGGGTGCCGGAGATGATCCGCAAGGTGGACGTCATCGCCCGGAAATACGGCATTCCCATTGTCAACTTCGGCCATGCCGGCGATGGCAATATCCACGTCAACATCATGGTTGACGGACGGCAGGAGGGCCAGCTTGATCTTGCCAAACAGGCCATCGAAGAGGTGTTTGCCGGGGCGCTGGAGCTGGGTGGCACCATGAGCGGTGAGCACGGTGTCGGCAACACCAAGGCGCCCTATATTCCCATGGAACTCGACCCGGCGGCGGTGGCCTACATGCAGACGATCAAGCGCGCTCTTGACCCCAACAACATTCTCAATCCCGGCAAGATCTTTCTCGAAGCGCCGGTTCAGGCGAGCTGA
- a CDS encoding diguanylate cyclase domain-containing protein — translation MGGWWWRLLAGLVVLLGSGLLCPALVTAADETLTLGFFAYRPKELLQQRWQPLIDHLSAQLPGKRLELRLLDQAQMQQALTDGELDFVFTNPSHYIRLRAQTELTGAIATQVSLENALPTAVLAGVVVRQKARTDLRRLEDLRGQRVACAGKQYLGGYTAQAAALLERGVPLRSLKLIETGQPHDRVVRAVLQGEVDAGFIRTGVLESLVREGRQAEVEALEVIELQNHRHFPFVASTPLYPEWPWVALPHVDGETCRRLSSLLLGLEPDHPAVRAAGIHGFAVPADYSRVEAAMQALRLPPFDRSPAFTWADIWRRYWPGLLATVLVMLLLASLTLALHRSRSRIRRAHRELRQATDQLRLAASVFEHSYDGILITDAANRIVKANPAFSRITGYSLVECLGQSPAMFGSGRHDSAFFQDMWQRLASEGFWQGEIWNRRKNGEVYPQKVAMSLIRDEAGQAQYHMAVFSDISLEKKHEAELDRLAHYDVLTGIPNRRLLTDRLAQAMAQARRSGQPLAVCMLDLDGFKLVNDRLGHEAGDQLLVEVARRLQQVIRAEDTVGRLGGDEFVLIFRDCQTPVVFERILAALRQPVALERGSAQVGASLGISYYRSGVGDGDQLLREADQALYQAKRTGRNRYCLWSSEENADLP, via the coding sequence GTGGGAGGCTGGTGGTGGCGTTTGCTGGCCGGGCTGGTGGTGTTGCTGGGCAGCGGCCTGCTGTGCCCAGCCCTGGTGACGGCGGCGGACGAAACCCTGACACTGGGTTTTTTTGCCTATCGGCCGAAGGAGCTGTTGCAGCAACGCTGGCAGCCGCTGATCGATCATCTCAGCGCTCAGCTGCCGGGCAAGCGGCTGGAGCTGCGCCTGCTCGACCAGGCTCAGATGCAGCAGGCGCTGACGGATGGCGAGCTGGATTTCGTGTTTACCAATCCCAGCCATTACATCCGCTTGCGGGCGCAGACGGAACTGACCGGTGCCATTGCCACCCAGGTATCGCTGGAAAACGCCTTGCCGACGGCGGTACTGGCCGGGGTGGTGGTGCGGCAAAAGGCGCGCACCGATCTGCGGCGGCTGGAGGATCTGCGTGGTCAGCGGGTGGCCTGCGCCGGCAAGCAGTATCTGGGGGGCTACACGGCTCAGGCGGCGGCGTTGCTGGAACGGGGGGTGCCGCTGCGGTCGCTCAAGCTGATCGAAACCGGCCAGCCGCATGACCGGGTGGTGCGGGCGGTGCTGCAGGGCGAGGTGGATGCCGGCTTCATCCGGACCGGTGTGCTGGAGAGCCTGGTGCGTGAGGGCCGGCAGGCCGAGGTCGAGGCGCTGGAGGTTATCGAACTGCAGAATCACCGGCATTTCCCCTTTGTCGCTTCGACCCCGCTGTATCCTGAATGGCCCTGGGTGGCGTTGCCCCATGTCGATGGCGAAACCTGCCGCCGGCTGTCGTCGCTGCTGCTGGGGCTGGAGCCCGACCATCCGGCGGTGCGCGCCGCCGGCATTCACGGTTTCGCCGTGCCGGCCGATTATTCGCGGGTGGAAGCGGCGATGCAGGCCCTGCGGCTGCCGCCGTTTGACCGGTCGCCGGCCTTCACCTGGGCCGATATCTGGCGCCGTTATTGGCCTGGGCTGCTGGCCACGGTGCTGGTCATGCTGCTGCTGGCTAGCCTGACGCTGGCGCTGCACCGCAGTCGCAGCCGTATCCGCCGGGCCCATCGCGAGCTGCGCCAGGCTACCGATCAGCTGCGGCTGGCCGCCAGTGTGTTCGAGCACAGCTACGACGGCATTCTGATCACCGACGCCGCCAACCGCATCGTCAAGGCCAACCCGGCCTTCAGCCGCATCACCGGCTATTCTTTGGTGGAATGTCTGGGGCAGAGTCCGGCCATGTTCGGTTCCGGTCGGCACGACAGCGCATTTTTCCAGGACATGTGGCAGCGTCTGGCAAGTGAGGGGTTCTGGCAGGGCGAAATCTGGAACCGGCGCAAGAATGGCGAGGTTTATCCGCAGAAGGTGGCCATGTCGCTGATTCGCGACGAGGCTGGTCAGGCGCAGTACCACATGGCGGTATTTTCCGACATCAGCCTGGAGAAGAAGCACGAAGCCGAGCTTGACCGACTGGCCCATTATGATGTGCTGACCGGCATTCCCAACCGGCGGCTGCTGACCGACCGGCTGGCGCAGGCCATGGCCCAGGCGCGTCGCAGCGGCCAGCCGCTGGCGGTTTGCATGCTTGATCTTGATGGCTTCAAACTGGTGAATGACCGGCTGGGCCATGAGGCCGGCGATCAGCTGCTGGTGGAGGTGGCGCGCCGGCTGCAGCAGGTGATCCGTGCCGAGGATACCGTCGGGCGGCTGGGGGGGGACGAATTTGTGCTGATCTTCCGCGACTGCCAGACCCCGGTGGTGTTCGAGCGTATTCTGGCGGCTCTGCGCCAGCCGGTGGCACTGGAGAGGGGGTCGGCGCAGGTAGGCGCCAGTCTGGGCATCAGCTATTATCGCTCCGGGGTCGGCGATGGCGACCAGTTGCTGCGCGAGGCCGATCAGGCGTTGTACCAGGCGAAACGGACCGGCCGCAACCGCTACTGTCTGTGGTCCAGTGAGGAAAACGCCGACCTGCCCTGA
- the radC gene encoding RadC family protein: MDGLRRIKDWPEGERPREKLHQRGADSLSDAELLALILRTGDAASHTSAVDQARLLLQRFDSLARLARAGSAELCQIPGIGPAKSAELLAVFELARRLSAHCLQPGDPFCSAETVFQRYRNQFLHYNREVFLCLLLDTKHRLIREVRVSEGSLTASIVHPREAFSPAVRESAAAVLFLHNHPSGDPSPSTEDIQVTRRLQQAGDLLGIRMLDHIIIGRDSYISLSQQGLLT, encoded by the coding sequence ATGGACGGGCTGCGCCGCATCAAGGACTGGCCCGAGGGCGAGCGGCCACGCGAAAAGCTGCACCAGCGCGGCGCCGACAGCCTCAGCGACGCCGAACTGCTGGCGTTGATCCTGCGCACCGGCGACGCCGCCAGCCACACCAGCGCCGTCGATCAGGCCCGCCTGCTGCTGCAACGCTTCGACAGCCTGGCCAGACTGGCGCGCGCCGGCAGCGCCGAACTGTGCCAGATCCCCGGCATCGGCCCGGCCAAATCGGCCGAACTGTTGGCCGTGTTCGAGCTGGCCCGCCGTCTCAGCGCCCACTGCCTGCAGCCGGGCGACCCCTTCTGCAGCGCCGAAACCGTCTTCCAGCGCTACCGCAACCAGTTCCTGCACTACAACCGCGAGGTTTTCCTGTGCCTGCTGCTGGACACCAAGCACCGCCTGATCCGCGAGGTGCGCGTGTCCGAAGGCAGCCTCACCGCCAGCATTGTCCATCCGCGCGAGGCCTTCAGCCCTGCCGTGCGCGAATCGGCCGCCGCCGTGCTGTTTCTCCACAACCACCCGTCGGGCGATCCCAGTCCCAGCACTGAAGACATCCAGGTCACCCGCCGGCTACAGCAGGCCGGTGACCTGCTCGGCATCCGCATGCTCGATCACATCATCATCGGCCGGGACAGCTACATCAGCTTGAGCCAGCAAGGCCTGCTGACATGA
- a CDS encoding sigma-54-dependent transcriptional regulator codes for MTTAARLLIVDDEPALRHLLHCLLTEEGFACQLADSAPRALQLLRQQDFDLVLCDIRMPGGDGLSFLRQALADDGDRGIVLMSAYGDRQTALDCIRQGAYDYIAKPFANDDLLLVLRKALERRRLRQENRQLRRNLREQQGRADNSAIVHAAGPMSAVLQQVQTLAQVASPVLIRGETGTGKELIARALHQQGPRAERPFIALNCSAIAANLIESELFGHAKGAFTGADRARPGLFSAAHGGTLFLDEIAELPLTMQPKLLRVLQEAEVRPVGETRPRAIDVRIVAATACDLKQAVAQGRFREDLFYRLAVVELQLPALRQRPDDIAPLSRHILKRCAAASGRPAPELSPAALEVLRRYPWPGNVRELQNLLERVLIFHRDGPISPADLPAELHSRPDNGAGAAAGQGLSLKQAIASLEQHHIRAALQQTGGNRTQAARLLDISLRALHYKIREYQL; via the coding sequence ATGACCACTGCCGCCCGCCTGCTGATCGTCGATGACGAACCGGCCCTGCGCCATCTGCTGCACTGCCTGCTGACCGAGGAAGGCTTCGCCTGCCAGTTGGCCGACAGTGCCCCCAGGGCGCTGCAGCTGCTGCGCCAGCAGGACTTTGACCTGGTCCTGTGCGATATCCGCATGCCCGGCGGCGATGGCCTGAGCTTTCTGCGCCAGGCCTTAGCGGACGATGGCGACCGCGGCATCGTGCTGATGAGCGCCTACGGCGACCGCCAGACCGCCCTCGACTGCATCCGGCAGGGGGCTTACGACTACATTGCCAAGCCCTTCGCCAACGACGACCTGCTGCTGGTGCTGCGCAAGGCCCTCGAACGCCGCCGCCTGCGGCAGGAAAACCGCCAGCTGCGCCGGAATCTGCGCGAGCAGCAGGGCCGCGCCGACAATAGCGCCATCGTCCACGCCGCCGGGCCCATGTCCGCCGTGCTGCAGCAGGTGCAAACCCTGGCCCAGGTGGCCAGCCCGGTGCTGATTCGTGGCGAAACCGGCACCGGCAAGGAACTCATCGCCCGCGCCCTGCACCAGCAGGGCCCCCGCGCCGAGCGGCCCTTCATCGCCCTCAACTGCAGCGCCATCGCTGCCAACCTGATCGAGAGCGAGCTGTTCGGCCACGCCAAGGGCGCCTTCACCGGCGCCGACCGCGCCCGGCCGGGGCTGTTCAGCGCCGCCCACGGCGGCACCCTGTTCCTCGACGAGATCGCCGAACTGCCTCTGACGATGCAGCCCAAGCTGCTGCGCGTGCTGCAGGAAGCCGAAGTCCGCCCCGTCGGCGAAACCCGGCCGCGCGCCATCGACGTGCGTATCGTCGCCGCCACCGCCTGCGACCTGAAACAGGCCGTTGCCCAGGGCCGCTTTCGCGAAGACCTGTTCTACCGTCTGGCCGTGGTCGAACTGCAGCTGCCGGCCCTGCGCCAGCGGCCCGACGATATCGCGCCCCTGAGCCGTCACATCCTCAAGCGCTGCGCCGCCGCCAGCGGCCGACCGGCCCCCGAACTAAGCCCCGCCGCACTGGAGGTGCTGCGGCGCTATCCCTGGCCCGGCAACGTGCGCGAGCTGCAGAACCTGCTCGAACGGGTACTGATCTTCCACCGCGACGGCCCCATCAGCCCGGCCGACCTGCCGGCCGAACTGCACAGCCGGCCGGACAATGGCGCCGGCGCCGCAGCCGGACAGGGGCTGTCGCTCAAACAGGCCATCGCCAGCCTGGAACAGCACCATATCCGCGCCGCCCTGCAACAGACCGGCGGCAACCGCACCCAGGCCGCCCGCCTGCTCGACATCAGCCTGCGGGCTCTGCACTACAAGATTCGCGAATATCAGTTGTGA
- the radA gene encoding DNA repair protein RadA — MSQRKNRPPRSLYCCSQCGYQSPKWLGRCPDCQAWNTLIEEQIPGSNGGAAHRPVTGPAAAALRLTEIASTHQLRQRSGIDELDRVLGGGIVPGAFTLLGGDPGIGKSTLILQAVGRLARQAPALYVTAEESCLQVKLRAERLQVDADQLYLLAETALELIFEKADSLKPAVLVIDSIQTIYSTALESAPGSVSQVRDCAGRLMQWAKSSGIPTFIVGHVTKDGSIAGPRVLEHMVDTVLYFEGDPGHPYRILRAVKNRFGSTNEIGVFEMRESGLREVHNPSELFLAERAEEAAGSVVIPALEGSRPILVELQALVSSAPYGTARRTAMGIDHNRVSLLVAVLEKKAGLSLLSHDIFVNVAGGVKLDEPAADLAILAALASSHLNRVVPGRTLVFGEAGLAGELRAVSRPELRIQEAARLGFSRCLLPAGNARNLDAPAGLQLIAVRSVAEALERLFD, encoded by the coding sequence ATGTCACAACGCAAGAACCGTCCGCCGCGCAGTCTGTACTGCTGCAGCCAGTGCGGCTACCAGAGTCCTAAATGGCTGGGGCGCTGCCCCGACTGCCAGGCCTGGAACACGCTGATCGAGGAACAGATTCCCGGCAGCAACGGCGGTGCCGCCCACCGGCCCGTCACCGGCCCGGCCGCAGCGGCCCTGCGCCTGACGGAAATCGCCAGCACCCATCAGCTGCGCCAGCGCAGCGGTATCGACGAACTCGACCGTGTCCTCGGTGGCGGCATCGTGCCCGGTGCCTTCACCCTGCTGGGCGGTGATCCCGGCATCGGCAAATCGACCCTGATCCTGCAGGCCGTCGGCCGGCTGGCCCGACAGGCGCCGGCGCTGTACGTCACGGCGGAGGAATCCTGTCTGCAGGTGAAGCTGCGCGCCGAGCGTTTGCAGGTCGATGCCGATCAGCTCTACCTGCTGGCTGAAACCGCCCTGGAACTGATTTTCGAGAAGGCCGACAGCCTCAAGCCGGCAGTCCTGGTGATCGATTCCATCCAGACCATCTACAGCACCGCGCTGGAATCGGCGCCCGGCAGCGTCAGCCAGGTACGCGACTGCGCCGGCCGGCTGATGCAATGGGCCAAGAGCAGCGGCATTCCCACGTTTATTGTCGGCCATGTCACCAAGGACGGCAGCATCGCCGGTCCGCGAGTACTGGAGCACATGGTCGACACGGTACTCTACTTCGAGGGCGATCCCGGCCACCCCTACCGCATTCTGCGGGCGGTAAAGAACCGCTTTGGCTCGACCAATGAAATCGGCGTATTCGAGATGCGCGAAAGCGGCCTGCGCGAGGTTCACAACCCGTCGGAGCTGTTTCTGGCCGAACGGGCCGAGGAGGCCGCCGGCAGCGTGGTGATTCCGGCACTGGAAGGCAGCCGGCCGATTCTGGTGGAACTGCAGGCGCTGGTGTCAAGCGCGCCCTATGGCACGGCGCGCCGCACGGCCATGGGCATCGACCACAACCGGGTGTCGCTGCTGGTGGCGGTGCTGGAGAAAAAGGCCGGCCTGTCGCTTTTAAGTCACGATATTTTTGTCAATGTCGCCGGTGGTGTTAAACTCGACGAACCGGCAGCCGATCTGGCCATCCTGGCGGCGCTGGCCTCCAGCCACCTCAACCGCGTGGTGCCGGGTCGAACCCTGGTGTTCGGCGAGGCCGGCCTGGCCGGTGAACTGCGTGCCGTATCACGACCGGAGTTGCGCATCCAGGAAGCGGCCCGGCTGGGTTTTAGCCGCTGCCTGCTGCCCGCCGGTAACGCCCGTAATCTTGATGCGCCCGCCGGGCTGCAGCTGATCGCCGTGCGCAGCGTGGCCGAGGCGCTGGAACGGCTGTTCGACTGA